From a single Planococcus shenhongbingii genomic region:
- a CDS encoding 16S rRNA (uracil(1498)-N(3))-methyltransferase, which translates to MQRYFIEGHVPENHKVTITGDDAKHIAKVMRQSEGDQLIVVAGGKAFLSTILSAEFDVEVHIDNEIEADVEMPKQVTIACGLPKGDKLELIAQKSTELGMHALIPFAAERSIVKWDGSKSEKKRVRLQKIAKEAAEQSHRTHIPYIHNIHTFKQLMEAARSFDAVIVAYEEEARDSSRKRFAETLKSLYDKDSILLVFGPEGGISEVEVSLLKESGALFTSLGPRILRTETAPLYALSAMSYEFE; encoded by the coding sequence ATGCAGAGATATTTTATTGAAGGCCACGTACCCGAAAATCATAAAGTGACCATAACTGGCGATGATGCGAAGCACATCGCCAAAGTTATGCGTCAAAGTGAAGGGGACCAATTGATAGTTGTGGCAGGTGGAAAAGCGTTTCTTTCGACCATTCTGTCTGCAGAATTTGATGTGGAAGTCCACATCGACAACGAAATCGAAGCAGATGTTGAAATGCCCAAACAAGTGACGATTGCTTGCGGGCTGCCAAAAGGCGACAAGCTGGAACTGATTGCACAAAAATCCACGGAGCTTGGCATGCATGCCTTGATTCCTTTTGCTGCGGAGCGTTCAATTGTCAAATGGGATGGATCGAAAAGTGAAAAGAAACGGGTTCGGCTTCAAAAAATTGCAAAAGAAGCAGCTGAACAGTCACATCGGACACATATCCCGTACATACATAATATCCATACGTTCAAACAGCTGATGGAAGCGGCACGATCCTTTGATGCCGTCATTGTAGCTTACGAAGAAGAAGCTCGGGATAGCAGCCGGAAGCGGTTTGCCGAAACATTGAAATCATTGTATGATAAAGACTCGATACTCCTTGTATTCGGCCCGGAAGGCGGAATTTCAGAAGTGGAAGTTTCACTGTTAAAAGAAAGCGGCGCACTGTTTACATCTCTTGGGCCACGAATTTTACGCACGGAAACAGCTCCGTTATATGCATTATCTGCAATGTCCTATGAATTCGAATGA